A single genomic interval of Oryctolagus cuniculus chromosome 19, mOryCun1.1, whole genome shotgun sequence harbors:
- the FOXL3 gene encoding forkhead box L3 encodes MFDSSQYPYNCFDDDADDRPAGCADDRRLARPAYSYIALIAMAIQHSPARRVTLAGIYDFITREFPYYRAHQRAWQNSVRHNLSLNSCFVKVPRADGHAKGKGSYWTFADGCESLLDLFENGDYRRRRRRRGPKRTGGAEGPPAAARGSPVPNDRDGACREAPAPAGSNAPGQQGPKDIKFSIESILSSPAPGPRRGP; translated from the exons ATGTTCGACAGCTCGCAGTACCCGTACAACTGCTTCGACGACGACGCCGACGACCGCCCCGCCGGCTGCGCGGACGACAGGCGGCTCGCGCGGCCCGCGTACAG CTACATCGCGCTCATCGCCATGGCCATCCAGCACAGCCCCGCGCGCAGGGTGACGCTGGCCGGCATCTACGACTTCATCACGCGCGAGTTCCCCTACTACCGCGCGCACCAGCGCGCCTGGCAGAACTCCGTCCGCCACAACCTGTCGCTCAACAGCTGCTTCGTCAAG GTGCCGCGCGCCGACGGCCACGCCAAGGGCAAGGGCAGCTACTGGACGTTCGCCGACGGCTGCGAGTCGCTGCTGGACCTGTTCGAGAATGGCGACTACCGGCGGCGCCGCCGGCGGCGCGGACCCAAGCGCACTGGAGGCGCCGAGGGACCCCCGGCAGCGGCACGGGGGTCCCCAGTCCCGAACGACCGTGACGGCGCCTGCCGCGAGGCCCCAGCGCCCGCCGGCTCCAACGCcccggggcagcaggggcccaaggacatcaaGTTCAGCATCGAGTCCATCTTGtcctcccccgccccaggcccgaggcgcggccCCTGA